A single Vulpes lagopus strain Blue_001 chromosome 3, ASM1834538v1, whole genome shotgun sequence DNA region contains:
- the TRIM56 gene encoding E3 ubiquitin-protein ligase TRIM56 has protein sequence MVSQGSSPSLLEALSSDFLACKICLEQLRAPKTLPCLHTYCQDCLAQLAEGGHLRCPECRETVPVPPAGVAAFKTNFFVNGLLDLVRARAGGDLRAGKPACALCPLMGGAGTGGPATARCLDCADDLCQACADGHRCTRQTHTHRVVDLVGYRAGWYDEEARERQAAQCPQHPGEALRFLCQPCSQLLCRECRLDPHLDHPCLPLAEAVRARRPGLEELLAGVDNNLAELESARMVEKEALARLREQAAKVGTQVEEVAEGVLRALLAQKQEVLGQLRAHVEAAEEAARERLGELESREQVARAAAAFARRVLSLGREAEILSLEGAIAQRLRQLQGCPWMPGPAPCLLPQLELHPGLLDKNCRLLRLSFEEQQPQKDSGKDEAESQGGDETQSWREDGAKSERQGAVQPQSRDGAYAPKENRAQTPQEDGAQTPKEDRAKTPQEDGAQTPKEGRAQTPLEDEGAQTPRGGRSNKKRKFKGRLKSISREPSPAPGLNLEGSGLLPRPIFSCSFPTRMPGDKRSPRITGLCPFGPREILVADEQNRALKRFSLSGDYRGAVPVPEGCSPCSVAALQGAVAFSAGARLYLISPDGEVQWRRALSLSQASHAVAAMPSGDRVAVSVSGHVEVYNMEGSLATRFIPGGKANRGLRALVFLTTSPQGNFVGSDWQQNSVVVCDGLGQVIGEYRGPGLHGCQPGSVSVDKKGYIFLTLREVNKVVILDPKGSLLGDFLTAYHGLEKPRVTTMVDGRHLVVSLSNGTIHVFRVRSPDS, from the coding sequence ATGGTTTCCCAGGGATCCTCGCCCTCCCTACTGGAAGCCCTGAGCAGCGATTTCCTGGCCTGTAAAATATGTCTGGAGCAGCTTCGGGCACCCAAAACGTTGCCCTGCCTGCACACCTACTGCCAGGACTGCCTGGCCCAGCTGGCCGAGGGCGGCCACCTCCGATGCCCCGAGTGCCGGGAGACAGTGCCTGTGCCACCAGCAGGCGTGGCCGCCTTCAAGACCAACTTCTTTGTCAACGGGCTGCTGGATTTGGTGAGGGCCCGGGCTGGTGGAGACTTGCGCGCGGGGAAGCCAGCCTGTGCGCTGTGTCCCCTAATGGGGGGGGCCGGCACAGGAGGGCCAGCCACGGCCCGGTGCCTGGACTGTGCGGATGACCTGTGCCAGGCCTGTGCTGATGGGCACCGCTGCACCCGGCAGACCCACACCCACCGGGTGGTGGACCTGGTGGGCTACCGGGCAGGCTGGTACGACGAGGAGGCCCGGGAGCGCCAGGCGGCCCAGTGTCCCCAGCACCCCGGGGAGGCTCTGCGCTTCCTATGCCAGCCCTGCTCTCAGCTGCTGTGCCGCGAGTGCCGCCTGGACCCCCACTTGGACCACCCCTGCCTCCCACTGGCTGAGGCTGTGCGCGCCCGGAGGCCAGGCCTGGAGGAGCTGCTGGCAGGTGTGGACAACAACCTGGCTGAGCTCGAGTCCGCCCGGATGGTGGAAAAGGAAGCCTTGGCCCGTCTGCGGGAGCAAGCTGCTAAGGTGGGGACACAGGTGGAGGAGGTGGCTGAGGGGGTCCTCCGGGCCCTCCTGGCCCAGAAGCAGGAGGTGCTGGGGCAGCTACGGGCCCATGTGGAGGCTGCCGAGGAGGCTGCTCGGGAGAGACTGGGGGAGCTGGAGAGCCGGGAGCAAGTGGCCAGGGCTGCGGCTGCCTTCGCCCGTCGGGTGCTCAGCCTGGGCCGCGAGGCTGAGATACTCTCGCTGGAAGGGGCAATTGCCCAGAGGCTCCGGCAGCTGCAGGGTTGTCCCTGGATGCCTGGGCCAgccccctgcctgctgccccagCTGGAGCTCCATCCTGGGCTCCTGGACAAGAACTGCCGCCTGCTACGGCTCTCCTTTGAGGAGCAGCAGCCCCAGAAAGACAGTGGGAAGGATGAAGCTGAAAGCCAGGGAGGGGATGAAACTCAGAGCTGGAGAGAGGATGGAGCCAAGTCAGAGAGACAAGGTGCAGTCCAGCCCCAGAGCAGGGATGGAGCTTATGCCCCAAAGGAGAACAGAGCCCAGACACCCCAGGAAGATGGAGCCCAGACCCCAAAGGAGGACAGAGCCAAGACACCCCAGGAAGATGGAGCCCAGACCCCAAAAGAGGGCAGAGCCCAGACACCCCTAGAAGATGAAGGAGCCCAGACCCCAAGGGGTGGCAGATCCAACAAAAAGAGGAAGTTCAAAGGCAGGCTCAAGTCAATTTCCCGGGAGCCCAGCCCAGCACCCGGGCTGAACTTGGAGGGCTctggcctcctccccaggcccatTTTTTCCTGCAGCTTCCCCACACGGATGCCTGGAGACAAGCGGTCTCCTCGGATCACAGGGCTCTGTCCCTTTGGCCCCCGGGAGATCCTGGTGGCCGACGAGCAGAACAGGGCACTGAAGCGCTTCTCCCTCAGCGGTGACTACAGGGGCGCGGTACCCGTCCCTGAGGGCTGCTCCCCGTGCAGCGTGGCCGCCCTGCAGGGGGCAGTGGCCTTCTCGGCTGGTGCAAGGCTCTACCTCATCAGCCCTGATGGCGAAGTGCAGTGGCGCCGGGCCCTGAGCCTCTCCCAGGCCAGCCACGCTGTAGCTGCGATGCCAAGTGGGGACCGGGTGGCCGTCAGCGTGTCAGGCCACGTGGAGGTGTACAACATGGAAGGCAGCCTGGCCACCCGGTTTATCCCGGGGGGCAAGGCTAACAGGGGCCTGCGGGCACTGGTGTTCCTGACCACCAGCCCCCAGGGCAACTTTGTTGGCTCCGACTGGCAGCAGAATAGTGTGGTGGTCTGTGATGGGCTGGGCCAGGTGATTGGGGAGTACCGGGGGCCAGGCCTGCACGGCTGCCAGCCAGGCTCTGTGTCTGTAGATAAGAAAGGCTACATCTTTCTGACCCTTCGCGAGGTCAACAAGGTGGTGATCCTAGATCCTAAGGGGTCACTGCTGGGCGACTTCCTGACAGCTTATCACGGCCTGGAAAAGCCCAGAGTGACCACCATGGTAGACGGCAGGCATCTGGTCGTGTCTCTCAGTAACGGGACCATCCATGTCTTTCGGGTCCGCTCTCCTGATAGTTAA